From Rhodopseudomonas palustris, a single genomic window includes:
- a CDS encoding DUF2059 domain-containing protein, translated as MKYLSKALLAAALVVGVAMVGHQAQAQTKQPTPAAIASAKEILELKRAGGIYAQAVPNIIQRTMDTLMQSNLNYQQDLKDVAVVIAKKMAGREKEIGDGMAKIYAADFTEQELKDLVTFYKSPLGQKLLTQEPKSIAESMQFMNQWAQKFAEEVNGEFRAEMRKRGKTI; from the coding sequence ATGAAATATCTGTCGAAGGCATTGCTCGCCGCCGCCCTGGTGGTCGGCGTGGCGATGGTCGGGCATCAGGCCCAGGCCCAGACCAAGCAGCCGACCCCGGCCGCGATCGCGTCCGCCAAGGAGATCCTCGAACTGAAGCGGGCCGGCGGCATCTACGCCCAGGCGGTACCCAACATCATCCAGCGCACCATGGATACGCTGATGCAGAGCAATCTGAACTATCAGCAGGATCTCAAGGACGTCGCGGTGGTGATCGCCAAGAAGATGGCCGGCCGCGAGAAGGAGATCGGCGACGGCATGGCCAAGATCTACGCCGCCGACTTCACCGAGCAGGAATTGAAGGATCTCGTCACCTTCTACAAGTCGCCGCTCGGCCAGAAGCTGCTGACCCAGGAGCCGAAGTCGATCGCCGAAAGCATGCAGTTCATGAACCAGTGGGCGCAGAAGTTCGCCGAGGAAGTGAACGGCGAATTCCGCGCCGAGATGCGCAAGCGCGGCAAGACCATCTGA
- a CDS encoding diacylglycerol kinase has product MLRFWRATINSWRGLKFAIRSEAAIREELVALVLAVPAAWLIGTTAARRVELVAVVALVIVVELLNTAIEKLADRLTTEHDPQIGRVKDMGSAAVGVALAIAGLFWLFALAERLGLL; this is encoded by the coding sequence GTGCTGAGGTTCTGGCGGGCGACCATCAATTCGTGGCGCGGACTGAAATTCGCGATCCGCTCCGAGGCTGCGATCCGCGAGGAGCTGGTCGCGCTGGTGCTCGCCGTGCCGGCTGCCTGGCTGATCGGCACCACCGCGGCGCGGCGCGTCGAACTGGTCGCGGTGGTCGCGCTGGTGATCGTGGTCGAACTGCTCAACACCGCGATCGAGAAGCTCGCCGACCGGCTCACCACCGAACACGACCCGCAGATCGGCCGGGTCAAGGACATGGGCTCGGCGGCCGTCGGCGTTGCGCTGGCCATCGCCGGTCTGTTCTGGCTGTTCGCGCTCGCCGAGCGGCTGGGGCTGCTCTGA
- a CDS encoding TRAP transporter small permease subunit, whose amino-acid sequence MRALLGLSRIIDAFNTVVGRWLSWLVVAAVLISAVNAVVRKLFDMSSNSFLELQWVLFSVVFMLCSPWTLLSNEHIRIDIINHKLPLKLRGAIDMIGHVFFLLPFAVILLWWSIPFFLVSYQQNEQSFSAGGLPQWPAKSLIMIMCVLLIIQAVSEIIKRFAMMVGAIPDSNASPQGAQSSAELEAERLLLNVGGDKK is encoded by the coding sequence TTGCGAGCATTGCTTGGACTGAGCAGGATCATCGACGCCTTCAATACTGTCGTGGGCCGCTGGCTGTCCTGGCTGGTCGTCGCCGCGGTGTTGATCTCGGCGGTCAACGCGGTTGTCCGCAAGCTGTTCGACATGTCGTCGAACTCGTTCCTGGAATTGCAGTGGGTGCTGTTCAGCGTGGTGTTCATGCTGTGCTCCCCCTGGACGCTGCTCAGCAACGAGCACATACGCATCGACATCATCAACCACAAGCTCCCGCTCAAGCTGCGCGGCGCGATCGACATGATCGGTCACGTCTTCTTCCTGTTGCCGTTCGCGGTGATCCTGCTGTGGTGGTCGATCCCCTTCTTCCTGGTTTCCTACCAGCAGAACGAGCAGTCGTTCAGCGCCGGCGGCCTGCCGCAATGGCCGGCCAAGTCGCTGATCATGATCATGTGCGTGCTGCTGATCATTCAGGCCGTCTCGGAGATCATCAAGCGCTTCGCGATGATGGTCGGAGCTATTCCCGACAGCAACGCGTCGCCACAGGGGGCGCAGAGTTCGGCGGAACTCGAAGCCGAGCGGCTGTTACTCAACGTCGGCGGCGACAAAAAGTAA
- a CDS encoding class II 3-deoxy-7-phosphoheptulonate synthase translates to MSERWTPDSWRAKPVQQMPQYPDAKALADVEAQLASFPPLVFAGEARNLKKALATVAAGDAFLLQGGDCAESFAEHGANNIRDLFRVFLQMAIVLTYAGASPVVKVGRIAGQFAKPRSAPVEKRDGVELPSYRGDIINDVAFTEEARVPDPRRQIEAYRQSAATLNLLRAFAKGGYASVENVHSWMLQSVSDSPQSKAYADLADRVSGALDFMRACGLTFAVDSSLGTTDFYTSHEALLLGYEQAMTRVDSTTGDWYATSGHMLWIGDRTRQLDHAHVEYFRGIKNPIGLKCGPSLKTDELLKLIDILNPDNEPGRLTLIGRFGHEKIGEHLPAMVRAVKREGRTVVWSCDPMHGNTITSNSGYKTRPFDRILSEVRSFFAVHAAEGTHAGGVHLEMTGQNVTECLGGARAITDEDLNNRYHTACDPRLNAEQSIDMAFLIADLLKQGRAGKASPLQAAAGL, encoded by the coding sequence ATGTCCGAACGCTGGACACCCGATAGCTGGCGCGCCAAGCCGGTGCAGCAGATGCCGCAATATCCCGACGCGAAGGCGCTGGCGGATGTCGAGGCGCAGCTCGCGAGCTTTCCGCCGCTGGTGTTTGCGGGCGAAGCGCGCAACCTGAAGAAGGCGCTGGCCACCGTGGCGGCCGGCGATGCTTTCCTGCTCCAGGGTGGCGACTGCGCCGAGAGCTTCGCCGAGCACGGCGCCAACAACATCCGCGACCTGTTCCGCGTCTTCCTGCAGATGGCGATCGTGCTGACCTATGCGGGCGCTTCGCCGGTGGTGAAGGTCGGCCGGATCGCCGGCCAGTTCGCCAAGCCGCGCTCGGCCCCGGTCGAGAAGCGCGACGGCGTCGAGCTGCCGAGCTATCGCGGCGACATCATCAACGACGTCGCCTTCACCGAGGAAGCCCGGGTGCCCGATCCGCGCCGGCAGATCGAAGCGTACCGGCAGTCGGCCGCGACGCTGAACCTGCTGCGCGCCTTCGCCAAGGGCGGCTACGCCAGCGTCGAGAACGTGCATAGCTGGATGCTGCAGTCGGTCAGCGACAGTCCGCAGTCGAAGGCCTATGCGGATCTGGCCGATCGCGTCTCCGGCGCGCTCGATTTCATGCGCGCCTGCGGTCTCACATTCGCGGTCGATTCCTCGCTCGGCACCACCGACTTCTACACCAGCCACGAGGCGCTGCTGCTCGGCTACGAGCAGGCGATGACCCGCGTCGACTCCACCACCGGCGACTGGTACGCGACCTCCGGCCACATGCTGTGGATCGGCGATCGCACCCGCCAGCTCGACCACGCCCATGTCGAGTATTTCCGCGGCATCAAGAATCCGATCGGCCTGAAGTGCGGTCCGTCGCTGAAGACCGACGAGCTGCTCAAGCTGATCGACATCCTCAATCCCGACAACGAGCCGGGCCGGCTGACGCTGATCGGCCGTTTCGGCCATGAGAAGATCGGCGAGCACCTCCCGGCGATGGTCCGCGCCGTGAAGCGCGAGGGCCGCACCGTGGTCTGGTCGTGCGATCCGATGCACGGCAACACCATCACGTCGAACTCCGGCTACAAGACCCGGCCGTTCGACCGCATCCTGTCGGAAGTTCGGTCGTTCTTCGCGGTCCACGCCGCGGAGGGGACGCATGCCGGCGGTGTGCATCTGGAGATGACCGGTCAGAACGTCACCGAGTGCCTCGGCGGCGCCCGCGCGATCACCGACGAAGACCTCAACAACCGCTATCACACCGCCTGCGATCCGCGGCTCAACGCCGAACAGTCGATCGACATGGCGTTCCTGATCGCGGATCTGCTCAAGCAGGGACGCGCCGGCAAGGCCAGCCCGCTGCAGGCGGCGGCTGGTCTCTGA
- the rpiA gene encoding ribose-5-phosphate isomerase RpiA: MDKEELKRRAAARALDEVRGGMKLGLGTGSTAKHFVELLGERVRAGLDVVGVPTSEVTRADAERCGIQLTTLDEIDHLDITVDGADEVDRNLDLIKGGGGALLREKIVAAASDRMIVIADESKLVDTLGRFPLPIEVIPFGLAATRRAVQDACAAAGCAGELKLRPGKDGHAFVTDGGHWIVDAKLGRIPDAPRLAQLLSAIPGVVEHGLFVGIARTVVLAGATGIRTIERA; encoded by the coding sequence ATGGACAAGGAAGAGTTGAAGCGGCGGGCTGCGGCGCGGGCGCTGGACGAGGTGCGGGGCGGGATGAAGCTCGGCCTCGGGACCGGTTCGACTGCGAAGCACTTCGTTGAACTACTTGGCGAAAGGGTGCGTGCCGGGCTCGACGTGGTGGGGGTGCCGACCTCGGAAGTGACGCGCGCCGATGCCGAGCGTTGCGGTATCCAATTGACGACGCTGGACGAAATCGACCACCTCGACATCACTGTCGACGGTGCCGACGAGGTCGACCGCAATCTCGATCTGATCAAGGGCGGCGGCGGGGCGTTGCTGCGCGAGAAGATCGTCGCGGCGGCGTCGGATCGCATGATCGTGATCGCCGATGAATCCAAGCTGGTCGACACCCTCGGCCGCTTCCCGCTGCCGATCGAGGTGATTCCCTTCGGGCTGGCCGCGACTCGCCGGGCGGTGCAGGACGCGTGTGCGGCGGCCGGCTGCGCCGGCGAACTAAAGCTCCGCCCGGGCAAAGACGGCCATGCTTTCGTCACCGATGGTGGCCACTGGATCGTCGATGCAAAGCTCGGGCGGATTCCCGATGCTCCCCGTCTGGCCCAATTGCTGTCCGCGATTCCGGGCGTGGTCGAGCACGGGCTGTTTGTCGGAATCGCGCGCACCGTGGTGTTGGCGGGGGCGACCGGAATCCGAACCATCGAACGCGCATGA
- the gor gene encoding glutathione-disulfide reductase, producing MTDFDADLFVIGGGSGGVRAARIAAGYGARVVVAEEYRFGGTCVIRGCVPKKLMVYASHVHEEIRDAAGFGWTIPTAEFDWATLIANKDKEIARLEQIYAGNLENSGVRTVKARAVFEDPHTLLLSTGEQVRAKTVLIATGGAPNHGRPIPGIEHVISSNEVFHLEQQPKRILIQGGGYIALEFACIFAGLGSDVTLVYRGDNILRGFDEDVRAHVRTEMERAGITIITGCTVTAVEKLGEEYTSHLSGGSSIASDQVMFAIGRHPAVANLGLEKAGVAINPDNGGIAVDQHCRTSVPHIYAVGDVTHRTNLTPVAIREGHAFADTVFGGKQVEVDYSCIPTAVFSQPQVGTVGLTEAQARAAHAVVDIYKADFRPMKGTMSGSQSRILMKLIVDGTTDRVLGCHIVGPEAAELVQVIAIAIRMKATKADFDATMALHPTAAEELVTMRNRTARYLREAAE from the coding sequence ATGACCGACTTCGACGCGGACCTGTTCGTCATCGGCGGCGGCTCTGGCGGCGTTCGCGCCGCGCGGATCGCCGCCGGCTACGGCGCCCGCGTCGTCGTCGCCGAGGAGTACCGGTTCGGCGGCACCTGCGTGATCCGCGGCTGCGTGCCGAAGAAGCTGATGGTGTACGCTTCGCACGTCCACGAAGAAATTCGCGATGCCGCCGGCTTCGGCTGGACCATCCCGACCGCCGAGTTCGACTGGGCGACGCTGATCGCCAACAAGGACAAGGAGATCGCCCGGCTGGAGCAGATCTACGCCGGCAATCTCGAGAACTCCGGTGTCCGCACCGTCAAGGCGCGCGCGGTGTTCGAGGATCCGCACACGCTGCTGCTGTCGACCGGCGAACAGGTGCGGGCCAAGACCGTCCTGATCGCGACCGGCGGCGCGCCCAATCACGGCCGGCCGATTCCCGGCATCGAGCACGTGATCTCGTCCAACGAGGTGTTCCACCTCGAGCAGCAGCCGAAGCGCATCCTGATCCAGGGCGGCGGCTACATCGCGCTGGAATTCGCCTGCATCTTCGCCGGCCTCGGCTCCGACGTCACGCTGGTGTACCGCGGCGACAACATCCTGCGCGGCTTCGACGAGGACGTGCGCGCCCATGTCCGCACCGAGATGGAGCGGGCCGGCATCACCATCATCACCGGATGCACCGTGACCGCGGTGGAAAAGCTCGGCGAGGAATACACCTCGCATCTGTCGGGCGGCTCCAGCATCGCCTCCGACCAGGTGATGTTCGCGATTGGCCGGCATCCGGCGGTCGCCAATCTCGGGCTCGAAAAGGCCGGGGTCGCGATCAATCCGGACAATGGCGGCATCGCGGTCGACCAGCACTGCCGCACCTCGGTGCCGCACATCTATGCGGTCGGCGACGTGACCCATCGCACCAATCTGACCCCGGTGGCGATCCGCGAGGGCCATGCCTTCGCCGACACCGTGTTCGGCGGCAAGCAGGTCGAGGTCGACTATTCCTGTATCCCGACGGCGGTATTCTCCCAGCCTCAGGTCGGCACCGTCGGGCTCACCGAAGCGCAGGCGCGGGCGGCCCATGCTGTGGTCGACATCTACAAGGCCGATTTCCGTCCGATGAAGGGGACGATGTCGGGCAGCCAGTCGCGCATCCTGATGAAGCTGATCGTCGACGGCACCACCGACCGGGTGCTCGGCTGCCATATCGTCGGCCCGGAGGCCGCCGAACTGGTGCAGGTGATCGCGATCGCGATCCGGATGAAGGCCACCAAGGCGGATTTCGACGCCACCATGGCGCTGCATCCCACCGCCGCCGAGGAGTTGGTGACGATGCGCAACCGGACCGCGCGCTACCTGCGCGAGGCAGCCGAATAG
- the moaA gene encoding GTP 3',8-cyclase MoaA has protein sequence MTSAAINPPDALYRPMADPFGRTIDYLRVSITDRCDFRCVYCMAEDMTFLPRSDLLTLEELDRLCSAFIAKGVRKLRLTGGEPLVRRNMMSLVRSLSRHLDSGALDELTLTTNGSQLARFAAELADCGVRRVNVSLDTLDPVEFRRITRWGELDRVLAGIDAARAAGLAVKINTVVLKGCNEDEIPSLMRWAHGLGMGLTLIEVMPLGEIGEGRIDQYVPLSLVRARLASNYTLTDLPDSTGGPARYVRVEETRGRLGFITPLTHNFCESCNRVRITCTGTIHTCLGHEDASDLRRPLRASADDALLSAAIDRAIGTKPKGHDFIIDRRHSRPSVSRHMSVTGG, from the coding sequence ATGACCAGCGCCGCGATCAATCCGCCAGACGCATTGTATCGGCCGATGGCCGATCCGTTCGGCCGGACCATCGACTACCTGCGGGTTTCGATCACCGACCGTTGTGACTTCCGCTGCGTGTACTGCATGGCGGAAGACATGACCTTCCTGCCGCGCTCCGATCTGCTGACTCTGGAAGAACTCGACCGGCTCTGTTCGGCCTTCATCGCCAAGGGCGTGCGCAAACTGCGGCTCACCGGCGGGGAACCTCTGGTTCGCCGCAACATGATGTCGCTGGTGCGCTCGCTGTCGCGACACCTCGACAGCGGCGCGCTCGACGAACTCACCCTCACCACCAATGGCTCTCAGCTCGCTCGCTTCGCCGCCGAGCTTGCCGATTGCGGCGTCCGCCGCGTCAACGTTTCGCTCGACACGCTCGATCCGGTCGAGTTCCGCCGGATCACCCGCTGGGGCGAGCTCGACCGGGTGCTGGCCGGGATCGACGCCGCCCGCGCCGCAGGGCTCGCGGTGAAGATCAACACCGTCGTGCTGAAGGGCTGCAACGAGGACGAGATCCCGTCGCTGATGCGGTGGGCCCACGGCCTCGGCATGGGGCTGACGCTGATCGAGGTGATGCCGCTCGGCGAGATCGGCGAAGGCCGGATCGATCAGTACGTGCCGCTGTCGCTGGTCCGCGCCCGGCTCGCAAGCAACTATACGCTGACCGACCTGCCCGACTCGACCGGCGGCCCCGCCCGCTACGTCCGGGTCGAGGAGACCCGGGGCCGGCTCGGCTTCATCACGCCGCTGACCCACAATTTCTGCGAATCCTGCAACCGGGTTCGGATCACCTGCACCGGCACGATTCACACCTGCCTCGGCCATGAGGACGCCTCCGACCTGCGCCGCCCGCTGCGCGCCTCGGCCGACGACGCGCTGCTCAGCGCCGCGATCGATCGGGCGATCGGAACGAAGCCGAAGGGCCACGACTTCATCATCGACCGCCGCCACAGCCGCCCGAGCGTCAGCAGGCATATGAGCGTCACCGGGGGGTGA
- a CDS encoding NAD+ synthase, with amino-acid sequence MTENPARLTISLAQLNPTVGDIAGNADKARAARRQAAADGADLVVYPELFIAGYPPEDLVLKPAFQAACRAAIEELARETADGGPAMLIGSPWVDGGKLYNACALLDGGRIAALRFKVNLPNYGVFDEKRVFSRGPVAGPMTIRGVRIGVPICEDTWLEESDEYENVVECLAETGAEILIVPNGSPYAGGKTDLRMSVSVARVTESDLPLVYLNQVGGQDELVFDGASFVLNADRTLAAQLPGFVESITTLSFVRGAAGWRCDGPVAPVLEGDEADYAACVLGLRDYVRKNGFPGVLLGISGGIDSALCAAIAVDALGAGKVRGVMLPFRYTAQVSLDDAGRLAGALGFGYEVLPIAKAVEGFEAILAKPFAGLARDITEENLQARTRGTLLMAISNKTGAMVVTTGNKSEMSVGYATLYGDMNGGFNPIKDIYKTQVFRLSSLRNRWKPDDALGPDGEVIPESIIIRPPTAELRENQTDQDSLPPYDVLDAILQRLVEREEPLASIVAEGFDKDTVVRIDRLLNIAEYKRRQAAPGVKVTRKNFGRDRRYPITNRFRDKAEALPAPDETLVTKAGRASSEAFEG; translated from the coding sequence ATGACCGAAAATCCCGCCCGCCTGACGATTTCGCTCGCCCAGCTCAACCCGACGGTCGGCGATATCGCCGGAAATGCCGACAAGGCGCGCGCCGCGCGCCGGCAGGCCGCCGCCGACGGTGCCGATCTTGTCGTCTATCCGGAACTGTTCATCGCCGGCTACCCGCCCGAAGATCTGGTGCTGAAGCCGGCGTTCCAGGCCGCCTGCCGCGCCGCCATCGAGGAACTGGCGCGCGAGACTGCCGATGGCGGACCGGCGATGCTGATCGGCTCGCCCTGGGTCGATGGCGGTAAGCTCTATAATGCCTGCGCGCTGCTCGACGGCGGCCGCATCGCCGCGCTCCGGTTCAAGGTCAATTTGCCGAACTACGGCGTGTTCGACGAGAAGCGGGTGTTTTCCCGCGGCCCCGTCGCGGGTCCGATGACGATCCGCGGCGTCCGGATCGGAGTGCCGATCTGCGAGGACACCTGGCTGGAGGAATCCGACGAGTACGAGAACGTCGTCGAGTGTCTGGCCGAGACCGGCGCCGAGATCCTGATCGTGCCGAACGGCTCGCCTTACGCAGGCGGCAAGACCGACCTGCGGATGTCGGTGTCGGTGGCGCGCGTCACCGAGAGCGATCTGCCGCTGGTGTATCTCAATCAGGTCGGTGGCCAGGACGAACTGGTGTTCGACGGCGCGTCCTTCGTGCTCAACGCCGATCGCACGCTGGCCGCTCAGTTGCCCGGTTTCGTCGAGAGCATCACTACGCTGAGCTTCGTGAGGGGCGCGGCGGGCTGGCGCTGCGACGGACCGGTGGCACCGGTGCTCGAAGGCGACGAGGCCGACTACGCAGCCTGCGTGCTGGGCCTGCGCGACTATGTCCGCAAGAACGGCTTTCCCGGCGTGCTGCTCGGTATTTCCGGCGGCATCGACTCGGCGCTGTGCGCGGCGATCGCGGTCGACGCGCTCGGCGCGGGCAAGGTCCGCGGCGTGATGCTGCCGTTCCGCTACACCGCGCAAGTCTCGCTCGACGACGCCGGCCGTCTCGCGGGCGCGCTCGGCTTCGGCTACGAGGTGTTGCCGATCGCGAAAGCTGTCGAAGGCTTCGAGGCGATCCTGGCGAAGCCGTTCGCAGGCCTCGCGCGCGACATCACCGAGGAGAACCTGCAGGCGCGCACCCGCGGCACGCTGTTGATGGCGATCTCCAACAAGACCGGCGCCATGGTGGTGACCACCGGCAACAAGTCGGAGATGAGCGTCGGCTACGCCACGCTGTACGGCGACATGAACGGCGGCTTCAACCCGATCAAGGACATCTACAAGACCCAGGTGTTCCGGCTGTCGTCCTTGCGCAACCGCTGGAAGCCGGACGACGCGCTCGGCCCGGACGGCGAGGTGATCCCCGAGAGCATCATCATCCGCCCGCCGACTGCGGAGCTGCGCGAAAACCAGACCGACCAGGATTCGCTGCCGCCCTACGACGTGCTCGACGCCATCCTGCAGCGGCTGGTCGAACGCGAAGAGCCGCTCGCCAGCATCGTCGCCGAAGGCTTCGACAAGGACACCGTCGTCCGGATCGACCGCCTCCTGAACATCGCGGAGTACAAGCGGCGCCAAGCGGCGCCGGGCGTCAAGGTCACCCGCAAGAACTTCGGCCGCGACCGCCGCTACCCGATCACTAACCGTTTTCGCGACAAGGCCGAAGCGCTGCCGGCACCGGACGAGACGCTGGTGACGAAGGCTGGGCGGGCGTCGAGCGAGGCGTTCGAGGGTTGA
- a CDS encoding type II toxin-antitoxin system VapC family toxin, with amino-acid sequence MSGWMLDTNVASHVIRGDKREIIERLVALPISDVVISSITEAELLYGLAKRGYPTALSERVREFLLRVDVLPWDHEVTKTYAELRAACEAKGVTLSPLDMMIAAHAAATDAKLVTRDKAFSRVPSPLRIEDWAEMN; translated from the coding sequence ATGAGCGGCTGGATGCTGGATACCAATGTCGCCAGCCATGTCATCAGAGGCGATAAGCGCGAGATCATCGAGCGACTGGTCGCGCTGCCCATCTCGGACGTCGTGATCTCGTCGATCACCGAAGCCGAACTCCTCTACGGCCTCGCTAAGCGAGGCTATCCCACTGCGCTGTCCGAACGGGTTCGCGAATTCCTGCTCCGAGTCGACGTCCTGCCCTGGGATCACGAGGTGACCAAGACCTACGCCGAGCTACGCGCCGCCTGCGAAGCCAAAGGCGTCACGCTCTCTCCTCTCGACATGATGATCGCAGCTCATGCTGCCGCGACAGACGCGAAGCTAGTGACGCGAGACAAGGCTTTCAGCCGCGTGCCTTCGCCCTTACGGATCGAGGATTGGGCGGAGATGAATTGA
- a CDS encoding HAD-IA family hydrolase: protein MTASPIVVFDLDGTLVDTAPDLINALNFILIREGMPAVPMAVARNMIGQGARRLLERGLELDGRIIAQDDINRLTVDFIDYYAAHIADESRPFEGLEATLDELSEHGYRFAVCTNKLEWLSKLLLDRLDLSPRFAAICGADTFGVAKPDPAILRETVAKAGGDLSAAIMVGDAGPDVGVARRAGVPVIGVEFGYTEVPIAELEPDLLVGHMRELPKAVGQLLPRR from the coding sequence ATGACCGCATCTCCCATCGTTGTGTTCGATCTGGACGGCACGCTGGTCGATACCGCGCCCGACCTGATCAATGCCCTGAATTTCATCTTGATCCGCGAAGGCATGCCGGCCGTCCCGATGGCCGTCGCGCGCAACATGATCGGGCAAGGCGCGCGCCGCCTGCTCGAACGCGGCCTCGAGCTCGACGGCCGGATCATCGCTCAGGACGACATCAACCGGCTGACTGTCGATTTCATCGACTACTACGCAGCCCACATCGCCGACGAGTCGCGCCCCTTCGAAGGGCTGGAAGCGACGCTCGACGAGCTGTCGGAGCACGGCTATCGCTTCGCGGTCTGCACCAACAAGCTGGAATGGCTGTCGAAGCTGCTGCTCGACCGGCTCGACCTCAGCCCGCGCTTCGCCGCGATCTGCGGCGCGGACACCTTCGGGGTCGCCAAGCCGGACCCGGCGATCTTGCGCGAGACGGTGGCCAAGGCCGGCGGCGACCTGTCGGCGGCCATCATGGTCGGTGACGCCGGTCCCGACGTCGGCGTCGCGCGGCGCGCCGGCGTGCCGGTGATCGGGGTGGAATTCGGCTACACCGAAGTGCCGATCGCGGAGCTCGAACCGGACCTGCTGGTGGGCCACATGCGTGAACTGCCGAAGGCGGTCGGACAGTTGCTGCCACGCCGCTGA
- a CDS encoding TRAP transporter large permease: MTALLIHYMAPIMFASLVVFLLLGYPVAFSLAANGLLFAFIGIELGLFRPDFLQALPDRVYGVMNNETLLAIPFFTFMGLVLERSGMAEDLLETIGQLFGSVRGGLAYAVVFVGALLAATTGVVAASVISMGLISLPIMLRYGYDRRVATGVIAASGTLAQIIPPSLVLIVMADQLGRSVGDMYEGAFIPGIVLSLLYASYIFLVTVFAPKAAPGLPLEAQTLREPETIRHPVMMPLAALSAGGAAYLLAVHSDIFAWSMPAFDKVGLSRLVMQAFWFVVLTAVLFRPFIGIIRTMTMSLYLVVVASTAAGIIAMRFTDVKAGADYIVLTMSITVAVSFVIAALNRVLRLKLLSKLAEQVVFVMVPPLGLIFLVLGTIFIGVATPTEGGAMGAAGAMVLALMKRRLTFDLTRQATESTAKLTAFVVMILVGARVFSLTFYGVDGHRWVEELLVSLPGGQLGFLIFVNAFVFVLAFFLDFFELAFIVIPLLGPAADKLGIDLIWFGVMMAVNMQTSFMHPPFGFALFYLRSVAPKVPYIDRVSGKQMAPVTTGQIYWGSVPFVVIQLIMVALVIAFPAMVMHYKGAASTIDPSKVQIEIPQIEMPQIDLGPPKF; encoded by the coding sequence ATGACCGCATTGTTGATCCACTACATGGCGCCGATCATGTTCGCGTCATTGGTGGTGTTCTTGCTGCTGGGCTATCCCGTGGCGTTTTCGCTCGCCGCCAACGGCCTGCTGTTCGCCTTCATCGGCATCGAACTAGGCCTGTTTCGCCCGGACTTCCTGCAGGCGCTACCCGACCGCGTCTACGGGGTGATGAACAACGAGACGCTGCTCGCGATTCCATTCTTCACCTTCATGGGGCTGGTGCTGGAGAGATCCGGCATGGCGGAGGATCTCCTCGAGACCATCGGCCAGTTGTTCGGCTCGGTCCGCGGCGGCCTCGCTTACGCGGTGGTGTTCGTCGGCGCCCTGCTCGCCGCCACCACCGGCGTTGTCGCCGCCTCGGTGATCTCGATGGGGCTGATCTCGCTGCCGATCATGCTGCGATACGGCTACGACCGCCGCGTCGCGACCGGCGTCATCGCCGCGTCCGGCACGCTGGCGCAGATCATCCCGCCGTCGCTGGTGCTGATCGTGATGGCCGACCAGCTCGGCCGCTCGGTCGGCGACATGTACGAAGGCGCCTTCATCCCGGGGATCGTGCTGTCGCTGCTCTATGCGAGCTACATCTTCCTGGTGACGGTGTTCGCCCCCAAGGCGGCCCCCGGCCTGCCGCTCGAGGCGCAGACCCTGCGCGAGCCCGAAACCATCCGGCACCCGGTGATGATGCCGCTGGCCGCGCTCTCGGCCGGCGGCGCGGCGTATCTGCTGGCCGTGCACAGCGACATCTTCGCCTGGAGCATGCCGGCGTTCGACAAGGTCGGCCTGTCCAGGCTGGTGATGCAGGCATTCTGGTTCGTGGTCCTGACGGCCGTGCTGTTCCGGCCGTTCATCGGCATCATTCGGACCATGACGATGTCGCTGTATCTGGTGGTCGTCGCCTCGACGGCTGCCGGCATCATCGCGATGCGCTTCACCGACGTGAAGGCGGGGGCCGACTACATCGTGCTGACGATGTCGATCACCGTGGCGGTGTCCTTTGTTATCGCCGCGCTCAACCGGGTGCTCCGGCTCAAGCTGCTGTCCAAGCTCGCCGAGCAGGTCGTGTTCGTGATGGTACCGCCGCTCGGTCTGATCTTCCTGGTGCTCGGGACGATCTTCATCGGCGTCGCGACGCCGACCGAAGGTGGTGCGATGGGCGCCGCAGGCGCCATGGTGCTGGCGCTGATGAAGCGCCGGTTGACCTTCGACCTCACCCGGCAGGCCACCGAGTCCACCGCCAAGCTGACCGCCTTCGTGGTGATGATCCTGGTCGGCGCCCGCGTGTTCTCGCTGACCTTCTACGGCGTCGACGGCCATCGCTGGGTCGAAGAGCTGCTGGTGTCGCTGCCCGGCGGCCAGCTCGGCTTCCTGATCTTCGTCAACGCCTTCGTGTTCGTGCTGGCGTTCTTCCTCGACTTCTTCGAGCTGGCCTTCATCGTGATCCCGCTGCTCGGACCGGCGGCGGACAAGCTCGGCATCGACCTGATCTGGTTCGGCGTGATGATGGCGGTCAACATGCAGACCTCGTTCATGCACCCGCCTTTCGGGTTCGCCCTGTTCTATCTGCGCTCCGTGGCTCCGAAGGTGCCGTATATCGACCGCGTCAGCGGCAAGCAGATGGCGCCCGTCACCACCGGCCAGATCTATTGGGGATCGGTGCCGTTCGTGGTCATCCAGCTCATCATGGTCGCACTGGTGATCGCCTTCCCGGCGATGGTGATGCACTACAAGGGCGCAGCCTCGACGATCGACCCGTCCAAGGTACAGATCGAGATCCCGCAGATCGAGATGCCGCAGATCGATCTCGGACCGCCGAAATTCTGA